The following is a genomic window from Methanococcoides sp. AM1.
CGTAAGCGAAGCCGTCGGATGACCGGGCAAGGCCACTATCGGAGTCTCATTTATGATCCCAATGATCACAGGCTTTCCCGGCTTGAAGTTAAGGCCATGTGCCAGTAGCTCGCCCTTTTCCTCAATGATATTGTACATGAAATCATCAGGTCCGGCTGACGTACTGCCCGATGTCAGCACCAGGTCACACTCAGCAATTGCCCTATCCACCGCCTCCCTGACCGCTGCCCTGTCATCCCTCACAATGCCATAGGGGAAAGCATCCGCACCGCAAATCACAACACTTGCATAGAGCGAATAGGAATTGCAGTCGTAGATCATGCCCGGGTCAAGAGTTTCTCCCGGAACTGTCAGCTCATTCCCGGTGGAAATTATCCCCACTTTCAGGGACCTGACATCCACATTCCTCTGCCCGATGGATGCAAGCACACCGACCTCACGTGCTCCGATCCGAATGCCTTTGCGAAGCACACGCTCGCCCTTTGCAACATCCACACCTGCATGTATCAGGTTCTGGCCTGCATTGGCTGCCACTTTGATGAGAACATTGCCGTCCTGAAGTTCAGTATCCTCCACCATTACAACAGCATCGGCACCTTCAGGAATAGGACCGCCTGTTGCAACCTCCGCTGCCTCCATCTCATTCACACGATACCGGGGAAGCTGTCCTACCGGGGAGAATCCAACCAGCTTTAGAGATACTGGGCCTTCCTTTGCTGAAAGCAAGTCATCTGAACGCACAGCATACCCGTCTTTCAGGGATTTATCGAAATCCGGGACAGCTATAGCTGAAATAACGTCCTTTGCAAGAACACGGCCTGTTGCAGCCTCAATGGGCATTGGCCTCACATGGGTCCGGACATCAAGTCCTTCAAAAAGGCGCCTTGCATCCTCAATGGACAGCAGGTCCCTCAGTATTTTTCGTGGCATTGTT
Proteins encoded in this region:
- the glp gene encoding gephyrin-like molybdotransferase Glp, which codes for MPRKILRDLLSIEDARRLFEGLDVRTHVRPMPIEAATGRVLAKDVISAIAVPDFDKSLKDGYAVRSDDLLSAKEGPVSLKLVGFSPVGQLPRYRVNEMEAAEVATGGPIPEGADAVVMVEDTELQDGNVLIKVAANAGQNLIHAGVDVAKGERVLRKGIRIGAREVGVLASIGQRNVDVRSLKVGIISTGNELTVPGETLDPGMIYDCNSYSLYASVVICGADAFPYGIVRDDRAAVREAVDRAIAECDLVLTSGSTSAGPDDFMYNIIEEKGELLAHGLNFKPGKPVIIGIINETPIVALPGHPTASLTVFYEFLLPLVRRCLGASEPVKQRVLAVLGEDVISETRHELHAVRLEGNRAFSVNKSSASITTLAAADGFIEIPAGELMAREGTEVEVILFEGVYR